From Stenotrophomonas maltophilia, a single genomic window includes:
- the rbfA gene encoding 30S ribosome-binding factor RbfA, with amino-acid sequence MPKTFHRTDRVSAQLRRELGTLVHNAVREHGLPSVSVSDVEITRDMAHAKVFVTALMPERSAEAVAGLKELGYRLRMDLARAMKLRHVPELHFHYDDSVDRGEHIDNILRDLPDTLAAEKRRESDEE; translated from the coding sequence GTGCCCAAGACTTTCCATCGAACCGACCGTGTCTCCGCCCAGCTGCGCCGTGAACTCGGCACCCTGGTGCACAACGCCGTGCGCGAGCACGGGTTGCCCTCGGTGAGCGTGTCCGACGTGGAAATCACCCGCGACATGGCCCATGCCAAGGTGTTCGTCACCGCGCTGATGCCGGAACGCTCGGCTGAAGCCGTGGCCGGCCTGAAGGAGCTGGGCTACCGCCTGCGCATGGACCTGGCCCGTGCCATGAAGCTGCGCCACGTGCCGGAGCTGCATTTCCACTACGACGACTCGGTCGACCGTGGTGAGCACATCGACAACATCCTGCGCGACCTGCCCGATACGCTGGCCGCGGAGAAGCGTCGCGAGAGCGACGAAGAATAA
- the rpsO gene encoding 30S ribosomal protein S15: MSIDTQKVIEDNKRSAADTGSPEVQVALLTARIELLTGHFKTHKKDHHSRRGLLQMVNRRRSLLDYLKKKDVERYKALIEKLGLRR, encoded by the coding sequence ATGTCGATCGACACCCAGAAGGTCATTGAAGACAACAAGCGCAGCGCCGCCGACACCGGCTCCCCGGAAGTCCAGGTGGCCCTGCTGACCGCCCGCATCGAACTGCTGACCGGCCACTTCAAGACCCACAAGAAGGACCACCACAGCCGCCGCGGCCTGCTGCAGATGGTCAACCGCCGTCGCAGCCTGCTCGACTACCTGAAGAAGAAGGACGTCGAGCGTTACAAGGCCCTGATCGAAAAGCTTGGCCTGCGTCGCTAA
- the truB gene encoding tRNA pseudouridine(55) synthase TruB has product MTRIQFRRLDGILLLDKSTGMSSNAALQVARRLFRAEKGGHTGSLDPLATGLLPLCFGEATKIAGLLLGSAKAYDAEIVLGQTTDTDDSEGQVLLQRPVPAVSAQALQAALAPLTGSILQRAPIYSALKQGGEPLYVKARRGDVIEAPEREVQVHAIEVLEQQPERLRLRVTCGSGTYIRSLARDLGESLGCGAHISALRRLWVEPFREPAMVTLDQLRAMVEAGDEAAMDALLLPLAAGLAEYPRVDLDADQAHRFCVGQRQRDLSWPRGLVAVFGPDDAVQGLGQVDDSGLLAPQRRFNL; this is encoded by the coding sequence ATGACCCGAATTCAGTTCCGCCGCCTGGATGGCATCCTGCTGCTCGACAAGTCGACCGGCATGAGCTCCAACGCCGCCCTGCAGGTGGCCCGTCGCCTGTTCCGCGCCGAAAAGGGCGGTCACACTGGCAGCCTCGACCCGCTGGCCACCGGCCTGCTGCCGCTGTGCTTCGGCGAGGCGACCAAGATCGCCGGCCTGCTGCTGGGCTCGGCCAAGGCCTACGACGCCGAGATCGTGCTTGGGCAGACCACCGATACCGACGATTCCGAAGGCCAGGTGCTGCTGCAGCGCCCGGTGCCGGCAGTCAGCGCGCAGGCCCTGCAGGCCGCGCTGGCGCCGCTGACCGGCAGCATCCTGCAGCGGGCGCCGATCTATTCGGCGCTGAAGCAGGGCGGTGAGCCGCTGTATGTGAAGGCCCGCCGTGGCGACGTCATCGAGGCGCCCGAGCGCGAGGTGCAGGTGCACGCCATCGAGGTGCTGGAGCAGCAGCCTGAACGGCTGCGCCTGCGCGTCACCTGCGGCTCGGGCACCTACATCCGCAGCCTGGCCCGTGACCTCGGTGAAAGCCTGGGCTGCGGCGCGCATATCAGCGCGCTGCGCCGGCTCTGGGTCGAACCATTCCGCGAGCCGGCGATGGTTACCCTGGACCAGCTGCGGGCGATGGTCGAGGCGGGCGACGAGGCCGCCATGGATGCGCTGCTGCTGCCCCTGGCCGCCGGCCTGGCCGAGTACCCGCGGGTCGACCTCGACGCCGACCAGGCTCACCGGTTCTGTGTGGGCCAGCGCCAGCGCGACCTGTCGTGGCCGCGCGGCCTGGTCGCCGTGTTCGGCCCGGACGATGCTGTCCAGGGGCTGGGCCAGGTCGATGACAGTGGCCTGCTGGCCCCCCAGCGCCGTTTCAACCTCTGA